The Triticum aestivum cultivar Chinese Spring chromosome 5A, IWGSC CS RefSeq v2.1, whole genome shotgun sequence genomic sequence ttctcgcGACGAACACGCTACTCGTACGTACCTCCGTTGAGCTGCGCCGCTGCGCCAGCGGGCTCACGTGTGCCGCGCATGGACGCATCAGAAAAGCAGCTGCAGTTACTTGTCCACGTTTGACGTACACGCGACACGTTACACGTATATAAATAAATGCCGGCGAAAAAACAAACTAGAAGACATGCTGTGGGCGCATGAGCAGGATGAGCTGCTGGACTGCTTCTCCCAGCTCGCcgtcgctggcggcgaggagcGACAGGCCGGCTTCCGGCGGCGGAGGGGGGCATTGCATAGGGGAACGCCGGCGGCCGAGGAGGAGAGTGCTCCGGTGCGGTGTCTGCCGCGCAACGAGCGGAGGAGTCCTTCTGCTGCCGGTGACAGCAGAGGAGGATGCAGGTGAGTGTACATGCACGCATGCTTGATTTGCTGCCTGCTCGACTCACAGGAGCTCTCCTCTCGCCGTCGAATTCGAATCGGACCTTTGCGATGTGTCCGACCGTGTGCTCTGCCGACTAGAGAAGAGAACATTCCCTTTTGGCCGTCGGAGGCCGTGTGTGGGTCCGTGTTGACGTGACACTCGCGCTCCGTCACGGCGATCGTTTGATCACACAAACAGAGAACATCGAAAAGTACTCCGGCGTTTAAGCGATTTGCAAGGCCTTTCAATAACTCGTTGCAGATGCACCGACAACCCGATGGACATAAAGAATTGCCCTCGCGGTCGCGGGGCATAGGTTGGTGAACACATGCATGCACATGTGTTGTGCGCAACCACCATGAGAAAATCTTGAATTAATATAAAGAAGCGCGCGTTGggcctaaggctggtcatagtggggagtaacttagactagtaacatacatatgttactagtctatgttactaccttcatagtgggtagtgtcataggtgtggtaacatagttgccttcatttattactttgtagactcattatgcattggaaaccgctatgtgatggtaacatattatgttactctatttgcctctctcctcattaactacttgccacatcattatttttgcttatgtggcatctatgttactacctatgttactcccactatgaccagcctaactaCCAAGGATTCACATTCGGAGGGTGGAGGCAGTACAAACATTTGTTGCGACACACGTtttaagtactccctccggtcctttttactctgcatattagaattctctgaagtcaaacttcacaaagtttgaccgtatttatataaaaaaatatcaatatctgccatgctaaagttatacaatatgaaactttaagtcatgacacatctattgATATTAATTTCAGATTGTGAATATTGGTATTTtttttataaagttggtcaaactttacaaggcttgacttcagtcaaatcttatatgcgaactaaaaaggaccggagggagtataaccagaaccaaacttctcttTTAGAATTTTAAACTTTTTTGGCACTCCTTCTGTAAAATACTTAAAGCCAGACTTTAAAAAGTTTGACCAAGTTCGTACAGAATATACCGACATCTGCAACACCAAATTAGCTCCATTTTACATTCACGATGTTGTAGATATTGGCGGCTTTCTTTATGAAATGGTCAAGCTTAGAGACGTATTTCTTCCAACAAACATAGAACCTCACGTATTTTGGGACGGGTTAGAAAATGTCTAACATGTTCATGTATGATTAGAAAATCACATCGTTTTGTTTCTAACAATGTTTGACCTCATATAACAAATAAAAGAAATTTAGTGATTAACAAATCGGAAAATTAAGTGGTATAGATTTGGAATAAAAACGGGGGAAACCGAAAAGCCTGGCACGTACATGCGGGGAAGTTTTGTAGAACCCTGTTGGGTGGCATTTTTTCTGTCTAAACCGTGTCCGGTCTGGGCGGACAAATGGAGAAGTTGTAGGGGATTTCCTTACCTCAGTGCCTTAGTGAAACACTAGATGTGCAATTGTGCAAATGTAGCATGTTAAATAAGTATACTGGTGGAAGTTAAAGGATTGTGTAAACTTGGGCATTCTCCAGGCCGAGCTTTGTAAAAGCCCAACCTCAAaatctcaagcccgagcccggacCGACCTGGCCTGAGACACATCAATAATGCCTTTTTTATTAACTAATGATTTTTAGGATATTTAAAATATATATTATGTCTGTATTTTAATAAAATAATGATTTATGTCTTGTTTGGGCTTATTTTTGGGATTTCAGGCCGGCTTTGGGCAGAAAAGttgagcccgagcccggcccagaTGTCGGGCTTTCGCGCCGGACTGTCCATGCCCGGGTCTAGGCCTCTAGGGTTGTGAAATACTCCACTACGCTTACAAGGTCTAAAAGAAAACTCAAGTTGTGTTCTCTCCCAACGCATACTTGGTTGAAACCTGTTAGTGCTTTAAACATGAATTTGCACCGCGAAAATGCACATGCCATAGAGATAGGGGTGTAGGCAGGCACCAAGCTGCCGGGGCATGGCCTGGGGCGTAGCGAGCAAACGCTTCGTTGCATGTAGCAACAGTGATGCACTCTAGCTACAATAGCCATTGCAGCTTTAAGAGTGGCCTAGGGCGTAGGCAGATCCTGACTATGACATTGGTAACGACGGCTTAACATTTGCAAACACATGGATAAGACATGAGCCCTTTAAAACAAGTTTTGTGAATATAATATTCTCAAGTTTtctaaaaaataccaaaataataccccctctgtaaactaatactccctccattcctaaatatagggtgtatagtttttggcacggaaattaaagaacacacGTGGAGGTAAAAATTATACAAGTTTTGagcgagattacacctgactaattggcaTGAGAAAATAGAAGAGGTTgcctaatataaggaaatgtaatcacatccctaaaaaaattatccaaacgagtggtgcaatgcaatacaccttatattttgggttttttctaaaaaatctatacaccttatatcaagaaacggagggagtactataagagtgtttagataactaaaatagtgacctaaacgctcttatattagtttatgaaGGGAGTAATAATCAAGTTAACTTATGGCGGTGCCAATGGTATTGTTCGAAATTGAAAGAGCTGAGCCTAACCACACCGATTAGTTCGTTTTTTTTAGGAAAACCTCACTGGTTAGTTGCCGAAAGCGAGCAGTAATGAGAGCACGCCCGCCCGCACGCACCCGCAAGAAATGCCAGGCTGGCGTCCCGTTCCCCGATCTCGACGCCCACGCTCTCCACCCTCTTTCCGTTAGCTGACTGCCGGCCCCGACGCCGTCAGCGCAGAGGCACATTCCGTCGCGCATCCCGGCGATGCGGTGACGGAGACCGCGGCGCGACCCCTATAAGAAAACGGAGCCGCATCGCCTCACACCGCCACCTCTCCCTTCCAGTCATCTGACATCTGCTCCCGTcctctcctcttctcttccccccGAAGCAGCAGCGTCCCTCCTCTCCGCCCGGATcgcgatggccgccgccgccgtcgccgccgactccAAGATCGACAACCTCCGCGACGCCGTCGCCAAGCTCGGCGAGATCAGGTGCCCCGCCCGACCCCTTCCCTCGCCCGGATCTAGCAGTGGCCAGTAGGCGCCGACTCCGCTCCCGCTCAACTGTTTCTCTGTTCTGTTTTGTCGGTGTCGCAGCGAGAACGAGAAGGCCGGCTTCATCAGCCTCGTCTCGCGCTACCTCAGGTAATAATGCGAATCCCCCCCGCCTCCATGGTTACGCTTGCCTCCGACGATCTGCTACTTGCGTGCCTGCGTGGGGTGGTTTCTGACGGCTGTGCTGGGTGGTATGTCTGCAGCGGCGAGGCGGAGCAGATCGAGTGGAGCAAGATCCAGACCCCCACCGATGAGGTGGTGGTGCCCTACGACACCCTCGCGCCCCCTCCCGAAGGTACCATCTCATCTCAGATGCTTCCTCGCGTGCTCGATTCGGATTCGATTCGAATCTTCACTCACTGTGTGTctctgtttgtgtgtgtgtgctGCAGATCTCGACGCCATGAAGGCTCTGCTCGACAAGCTCGTGGTGCTCAAGCTCAACGGAGGCCTCGGCACCACCATGGGCTGCACCGGCCCCAAGTGAGCACCCCACCCCACCCATCCTCTTCGCAGCTCCCGATCAGTTGATTTAGCTTGCATACGTGTGGATCGTGCTACTTTCAGTTAGATTCGTTTGAACACTGTAGTCTCGCAGCAAACTACATGTCATGCTCGTATCTTCGTGTGTGCGATCCTGCTTGTGCTGGCCACGGGTTACTGTTGCTGTTAGTTTTTCGGCTGGGCCGTGGTTTTAGCACACCTTTTCTCACATTCAAATGTTTGCTCAATTGCGATGCCATGTCATGTTGGTTTCTTCATGTGTGCAATCCTGATTATGGCCGTGACGAGTCactattgtttgttagttttctgGTTTGGCCTCCAAATGTTTGGTCAAATGCAATGCTGTAACTTTATCATCAGTTACTATGGGCTTGTGGCCTGCTATGGTTACCCATATTTATGTTAATCTTGTTTCCACATGTCACTTTTAGATCCACCTGCTATTATACTTATTCCAGTTCTGTTTGTGGAGTTTTTCTCCAAAGTTCATGATCTGGAAGTGCATGACATGTAATGTATAATATTCTTCTTGTCGCTTTCAAGGCTCCGTATGTTTATGTTCCTTCTCTTGATTCGCTGTGGCTGTAATACATATAGGTCGACCTGTCTGCTTCCAAGTGCATTAATGAATTAGTCATAGAATTGCCATTGCCTACTCATTTCATTCTTGTTGTGATACCTTTATTACTCTAACGTAGTCCAGTTGTCATGTCATGTTGTGGTTGCCCTTATTTTGCTATTGCCTACTCCAAATGTTTGGGCAGTTAATATGGGCTTGTGGCGTAGTATGGTTGCCTGTATTTCTGTTAAGTTTATTTGCACCTGTCACTTTTAGATCCACTTGCTATTATACTTATTATAGTTCTGTCTGTGGAATCCTCCAAAGTTCATGATTTGGAAGGACATGAACAATATTAATACGGGCAACTTTCTATACTCCCTACTAATACTTGTTAATATTCTCCATGTCACCTTCTATACTCTGTACGTTCTGTTCTTTCTCTTGATTAGCTGTGGCTCCAGTACTTATATGTGAAGTCGGCTGCTTCCAAGCATATCAGTGAAATTAGTCATAAAATTGCTATTGACTGTACTCATTGTTCATTCTTGTTGTGACATCTTTATTACTCTGACGTAGTCCAGTTAAACTAGTACCAGTTTCATGGAGAAATGAAATTGTGAGTGGGAGCTCCTTTGATCCAAAAAAATAGTTCGATTAATCTGGTTCTCTGATCAATGTTATCAAACATTAAGGCTATCAGTTCTCTTTATCTTTCCATTTACGTATACTTGCAGCAATTTGACATATGTGACTGCTGCCAGCCTGCACTGCTGAATATGACCATCCACTTATTTTCTAGACTCTGTTGGCCAGTGAAACATTGATCATTTGAACATGGCGTTGTGGTAGACTATGAACAGAACATGATTTACTTAGGTATTTATTTAGGTGTATGTTTGATACAGCATGCCAATATTGGAAATATAGGGACCTGTATTTTGCCGCTTCATTTTAAAGTTCTACCACCTTCAGCACGTAATAACATAGCTCACTGCATGCAGGTCCGTCATTGAAGTTCGCAATGGGTTTACATTTCTTGACCTTATTGTGATTCAGATTGAGGTATTCTTAGTTTCTACTGATATTCTCTGTGCACCGACTTGATGTAGTGTGTAATTGTTTGTGCCTTACAAGTTTCACCTGTATGCAGTCCCTGAACAAGAAGTATGGATGCAGTGTTCCTTTGCTTCTAATGAACTCTTTCAACACTCATGACGACACACAGAAGGTTGATATCCCACTTTCCCTATTTATTTCCTCTTGAAAAGATGACTTTCTAAATTTGGACCAACATACTTGCATAATGACCTGCTTGTAGATTGTTGAGAAGTACTCCAACTCCAACATTGAAATTCACACTTTCAACCAGGTATGAAATTAGTACTTTCATCTGTTTATTCAACTATATCAGATTTTACCCCACTACTTGCGGCGTCAATTAACAGACACGTGTTTCTCTCAGAGCCAATACCCTCGCATTGTTACTGAAGACTTCTTGCCACTTCCAAGCAAAGGGCAGACAGGGAAGGATGGCTGGTTAGTTTTCCCTAACTATTCTTGTCTTATTCTTGGAATACCAATGGATGATCATTTCATTTTATGATATTTCAAATATTAGCTTTGCCTTTATGCTTTATTGATTCAACTTTGTCGGACTTGACTGTCCAAATAATTTTTTGAAGTCTAATATTGTGGTTTTTGAATGTGAAGGTACCCCCCAGGCCACGGTGATGTGTTCCCCTCTTTGAACAACAGTGGAAAACTCGATACCTTACTGTCACAGGTGAGCACAAATGGCTTAACCTTCTATGTAGGCGAACGGATTACTTTGACAGGTTGATTGGttgcatactactccctccgtcccataatgtaagacattttttgacacttatattatgggacggagggagtacaaccttATCCAGATTTTGTTTTTTGACATGGATTAGTTTGCCTTTGTGATCCACATCTTCATAGCGTGTTTTGTTTTGAAGTTTACAAAAAATCTATGTAGTGTATGTTTcttatacaacaacaacaacaataacatagcctttagtcccaaacaagttgcaTACTACAAACTTCTTATaatttaaataaataaaaaaccACCTACAATTTGCACATCATCTGTAGGGACTTACTTAACTTTGCTTACAGAATCCAAACACCTTCATATATTATTGTGCTTACTATTTTGCCAATCTTCTCTCAGGGAAAGGAGTATGTCTTCGTGGCGAACTCAGACAACTTGGGTGCTATAGTTGACATCAGTATCCAAATATGATCAGATTTATTAATTTCCAATCTGATTCTTTTCACCTTTTTAGTGTTACTTTGTGCCATAAATGGAATCCTTAACCATCACAGAGATACTAAACCACCTGATCACTAACCAGAATGAGTACTGCATGGAAGTTACTCCAAAAACATTGGCTGATGTCAAAGGTGGTACCCTCATCTCATACGAAGGAAGAGTCCAGGTACACTAATACTTTCCTCCTGGCTTGCCTATTACTAGCTCTTAATTATCTTTGCTGATAAGCAAACATTGAAAGTAATGGCTGCAGTGTAATTTGCAAGTTGCAACATTAACTTTGAACCTACATGACATGAATGAATCACTCATAATTTCTCTCTATTACATGCAGCTCTTGGAGATTGCCCAAGTCCCTGATGAGCATGTAAGTACCATCTCCGTGAACTGTGTTGTTCCAAGTCATGAGAGTATTATGAGGCTAAATAGCTGATGAATACTTTCCCTTTGTGTATTTGTTCAGGTGAATGAATTCAAGTCGATTGAGAAGTTCAAGATATTTAACACCAATAACCTGTAAGAATCTAAGCCATGTCTTCCTTTGATTAAGAACTCTCTGTTCCTTCCTAACAGCTTCTGGCATCAGGTGGGTGAACTTGAAGGCGATCAAGAGGCTTGTAGATGCTGAAGCACTTAAGATGGAAATCATTCCCAACCCTAAGGTACATCCGTCATCCTTAGCGTGAATCTCAGTTCCATTCTGTTCATTTGCTTTTTATCTAAGCAGCTAGTTCTTGCAGGAAGTTGATGGCGTGAAAGTCCTGCAGCTAGAAACCGCAGCTGGAGCAGCGATCAGGGTATAGGCAAACATATCTCAAAATGTTGTGTTGGGCTGCCCACTTTTTGTTCTTGATGTGCTCAAATGCTTTTCTTTCCTTCTAGTTCTTTGAGAAAGCAATCGGCATCAACGTTCCCCGCTCAAGGTTTCTGCCCGTGAAGGCTACATCTGATTTGTTGCTTGTGCAGGTATATCTGAAATCCCTTCCATGTTTTCTGGTTTGGTGCCATGATGAGACAACTGCTGACCTCATTTTTTTTGTCCCAGTCTGATCTCTATACCTTGGTTGATGGCTACGTCATCCGCAACCCAGCCAGAGTGAAGCCATCGAACCCTTCAATTGAGCTTGGTCCTGAGTTCAAAAAGGTAAGCCATCTTAATCATAAGAATTTTGTCAATTAGTTGATAAAGAAATTGTGTTGAAGAAACACGTGAATGGTGAAAGAAGCTGAAATGTGGTTGTGACTTGCATTTTTTTTCCCGACAAATTGTAGGTTGCCAACTTCCTTGCCCGTTTCAAGTCGATCCCCAGCATCGTTGAGCTCGACAGCTTGAAGGTCTCTGGTGATGTCTCGTTTGGCTCTGGAGTCGTACTCAAGGTAAACTTCTAGGAGTAGTTAACATTCTCCTTTTTGCTGCGGTCAATTATTGTGTACGAATGGACCTAATGCTAATCAAATCTGCTCATCCCATCTGCAGGGCAACGTGACCATCGCTGCCAAGGCTGGAGTCAAGTTGGAGATCCCAGACGGAGCTGTGCTCGAGAACAAGGTAAGCCTTCATTTCACATCCCCAACACCTACCCAATCTGAAACTGTGTGGGCTATGTCATGATTGTTATGCATGGTGTCTGACTGACACATGGCCTTAACTGGCGTCTCCAGGACATCAACGGCCCTGAGGATCTTTGAGCGACGCCCGCCGCCATCGCCAGTCGCATTCCCAGAAACCTTCCGGTCCTCCTTCGCTGAGTTAACCGTCCTGTAATTTTCGTGTGCATTCTGCTGGGGTGTTGTCCTGGGATAGCCCCTTTACATAATAATTGTAATCCCCTCTGTGATGTTCATCTACACTTGTTCTTCCTGGGTGTGCCAGGGACGTAAAATTTCTTTTGGTTATATGATGCCCATAGTTTTCACATGCCTAAATTTGTTTCTTCTTTCGCCCTGCTGGGCTGTAAGAGTTGCTTTTTGCTAGAGTATTTTGTGTCTCCTTTGGCAGTTGTGCCATGCGTAATCCACACTTGGTTGTGGCCATTTTAGATCACAAAGATACCGTCTATTGACAATCTTTCTCGTGGAACCTGAATTGTTTGCTTCTATGCTCCCAttgtgcaaaaaataaaaaataaaaaaatagtggcAACTTTGTCATGAACTGAAAAGGGATCGTGCTTGGCAACTTTGCCTGTGCTTATTCCTTTTCCCAGTtgccttgtactccctccatccgaaaatacttgtcatcaaaatggataaaaaaagggatgtatctagaattaaaatacatctagatacatccccttttattcattttgatgacaagtattttcggactgATTGTTGGTTGGTATAGGTGTCGATCATGATTGCAAAAGAACATGGGCATGAATAAGCCTGCACGGCAATCCAACACTTGCATTGTTCGCATGATATCATGATTCAAAAATCAAATTTAAGCGCCCAAAAAAATGGTAAATGTTCACAAGGCGTCTACAATCCTTAGTAAAAAGTACAAATCCAAATTTGAAACACATAGATAATCTGAaagatactccctccttttcggatCTCAAAtttgaaatctcatcaaccaaTGCAGACGATGAGTGAAGGAATGTACCTCAGACTTTACAAAACTACCTCGAATAATTTGATGCATTAATCTGGATTAATTGTAGTGCATGCATGCTTGACCACTACTCCCTCCTTCAAATGGATTATAATATACGaatgcatgtagacatattttaaagtgtagattcactcattttgctccgtatgtagtccatagtgaaatctctatgaagacttatatttaggaacggagggagtagatgagtaAGAAcactacatgcattggtgagttcattttcaattctttcatgaaaagatttaatgcaccttggaatctcaaaagaagatggagatgagccctTTAAATCTGAAAAACGAAAAAACTGAGATAAaccctataaatcggaaaggagggagtagtagatatATGTCCTGTGAACATTCAGAATTTTCTGAAACATC encodes the following:
- the LOC123104746 gene encoding UTP--glucose-1-phosphate uridylyltransferase, encoding MAAAAVAADSKIDNLRDAVAKLGEISENEKAGFISLVSRYLSGEAEQIEWSKIQTPTDEVVVPYDTLAPPPEDLDAMKALLDKLVVLKLNGGLGTTMGCTGPKSVIEVRNGFTFLDLIVIQIESLNKKYGCSVPLLLMNSFNTHDDTQKIVEKYSNSNIEIHTFNQSQYPRIVTEDFLPLPSKGQTGKDGWYPPGHGDVFPSLNNSGKLDTLLSQGKEYVFVANSDNLGAIVDIKILNHLITNQNEYCMEVTPKTLADVKGGTLISYEGRVQLLEIAQVPDEHVNEFKSIEKFKIFNTNNLWVNLKAIKRLVDAEALKMEIIPNPKEVDGVKVLQLETAAGAAIRFFEKAIGINVPRSRFLPVKATSDLLLVQSDLYTLVDGYVIRNPARVKPSNPSIELGPEFKKVANFLARFKSIPSIVELDSLKVSGDVSFGSGVVLKGNVTIAAKAGVKLEIPDGAVLENKDINGPEDL